Part of the Terriglobales bacterium genome is shown below.
CCCATTTTGCGAACCCGAACACCGGATGCCCAGGCTCTGCGACAATTGCTGGTCCGGCTGCGGGCAGCGGACAGTTGTGCAGCACGGGTAGCAACAACAACTTCGGGGTGATTACCGGCACTCTGCAACCGGGCGGCTTCTTCGGTCCGGACTCCGGCGCCCGCACAATCTGGATGGGGGCGCGCGTGACGTTCTAACAAGCGGGTCCTCGAGCCAGCCTCGGAATGTCTCTGTATTAGGCAGCAGGCCGGCCGGCAGCGAGTTGTATAGCAAAGACTTGCTGCCGGCTGTTTGTTATGTAACGTTTCCTGATCTTCAAGGAAGAATCTGTTTCATGGGCCATCCTGCGTTTGACCTTACATCCAAGACCGCTGTAGTGATCGGCGGCACTTCGGGAATCGGTTTGGCCCTCGCAGAAGGATTAGCACTAGCGGGAGCTAATGTAGTGCCGAGCGGCCGGCGTGCCGAGCTGGTTGCATCTGCCGCAGACAGAATCAGGAAGTTCGGCCGCAGATCGCTGGCGGTTAGTTGCGATGTAACCGACCGAAAAAGTATTGAAACGCTGCTTCAGGCAACATGCGCGGAATTTGGCCGAGTGGAGATTCTCGTCAACTGCGCCGGTACGACCCAACGCAGCGCAACTGTGGATGTCTCTGAAGATAATTGGAACAGTATTCTCGATACAAATCTCAGTGGCACATTGCGGGCCTGCCAGGTCTTCGGGCGCAAGATGATGGAGCAGAAATACGGACGCATCATTAATATAGCGTCTCTGTCTTCGCTGGTGGCCTTTTACGAGGTTGCCGCATACTCGGCCAGCAAAGCGGCGGTGGCTTCTCTAACAAAATCTCTGGCCGTCGAATGGGCCCCGCATGGCGTATGTGTAAACGCGATTGTGCCTGGCGTCTTTCAGACAGATATGAATGCAACACTTCTCAATGGCACGCCGCGAACGCGGGAAGTGCTTCTTCGGACGCCAATGCGGCGCTTCGGAGAGCTTCAAGAGCTCGTGGGTGCTGCCGTGTTCCTGGCTTCTGATGCCGCCAGCTTCGTGACAGGTCATCTACTGGCCGTGGATGGTGGGTTTCTGGCCAGCGGCGTGAATCAGTAAACGGAGGTCTTCTTGAGAAAGAATTGGATTGTTGTTGCCTGGGTGTTCAGCAACCTATTCGTGGGATTTGCATTTGCAAGGCAAAACAAATCAACAGTGGCGAGCGAAGATGGTCATTGGGTGGGCAGCTGGGCCTCATCGCCTCAACTTGGGGACCCGGCCAACGCTCCGCCAGCGCCGGGATTCACAGATAGCACGCTGCGGCAGATCGTGCATGTGTCAATCGGCGGGAAACGATTGCGCGTACGGTTTTCCAATGCCTTTGGCTCTACGGCGCTCACCATTCCTTCAGTCCATGTGGCTTTGGCTGCCGGTGGCAGCGCCATTAAGCCGGAAAGCGATAAGGCGGTCACCTTCCACGGCCAGTTATCAGTGACCATTTCGCCTAGGGCGCTGATAGTCTCCGATCCTGTTGAGTTTGATCTGGCTGCTCTCTCTGACCTTGCGGTGACAATTCACTTGAACGGTGTACCGAATGAAATCACAACTCACCCTGGCGCGAGGGCCACGTCATATTTACAAGCGGGTGATTCGGTTTCCGCCGCGGATCTGCCTTCGGCCGCGCAGACCGATCATTGGTATTTTTTGAACGGCGTTGATGTGCTGGCCGCAGGTTCGGGTGCAGCGCTGGTTACGCTTGGCGACTCGATTACTGATGGAAGAAATTCGACGACAAACAAGAACGGCCGTTGGCCTGATGATCTGGCCCGCCGCTTGCAGAATAACAAGAGCACGGCAGGCGTCGGAGTATTGAATGAAGGGATTGGCGGCAATTGCCTGTTGCATGATTGCCTGGGTCAGAGCGCGCTGGCACGCTTCGATCGCGACGTTCTTGCACAAACCGGCGTGCGTTGGCTGATTGTGCTGGAGGGAATTAACGACATTGGGACACGCATCGCCGCCCGCAAGCGCAACGAACCGTTCGCGTCTGCACAGGAATTGATTGGCGCCTATGAGCAGATCATTCTTCGTGCCCACGCCCACAATATCCGCGTTTATGGGGCAACGATACTGCCGTATGAAGGAGCATCATTCTACTTCAGTCCTGATGGTGAAGCCGACCGCCAGGTCATCAATCAATGGATTCGCACCAGTGGAAAATTTGATGCTGTGATTGATTTCGATGCCGCCACGCGCGATGCGCAAAACCGTTCACGTCTTTCTGCGACCGCCGATAGCGGCGACCATCTGCACCCAGCCGATAAGGGTTATCAAATCATGAGCGATACGATTGACCTGAAACTGTTTGCAAAATAAGGGATCGAGAAGCAGAAGCCCCGACACGTCTCGCCCGATAATCATGATCGGGCGTTACTGACTGGCCTCGCCGCTGAGATACGATAAACATTGTTGCAGGCTGGAATTGAGTGGCTCGTCTGTGTTGACCGTCAGCTTGGGATGGCTGATCTCCTCGAAATCAGCTTTCAGCTTCAAATAAGAGTCATAGTTGCGGTTCCTGGCGGGATGAGGGTCCGTGAGTCTCCGTCTGGCATTATCATCGGAGCACGTGGTGTGAATGATTTTTATTCCGCATCCCAGACCGGTTGCCCACTTCACAACGTTTTCAATTTGATATTGAAATGCGAACGGCCGGCCATCGATGAACAGAAAGGCCGGTCGTGTGCCTTTCTTAATCAGATAAGTTGCAGCCTGCAAAAGAATCTCTAAACAGAAATCATCCTGCTCCTGCGAGTATTCAATCCAGGGCTCGGGAAATAGACCCGCTCGGATTACGTCTTTGTCCAATACCACGCCGTGCAGCTCAGCAGAAAGCAATCTCGACAGCGTGCTTTTTCCCGAAGCGGGCAGGCCTGCCATGACGACCACACATGTTTTACCGAGGGCCATATAATAATCAAACTCCACTCTGCAGTACGAGAAAGGATGTTGGTCGCGTGCCCGAACTGCCGGACGTCGTAGTTTATATTGAAGCCCTCGAACAGCGCATCCTCGGGCACGTTCTCGAGCGGGTCGAGGTCCGCGGGCCTTTTCTTTTGCGGACCGCTGTGCCCCCGGTTGAAGCGGCCCACAGCCGCAGCGTGACTGCATTGCGCCGCGTGGGAAAGCGGATCGCCATCGGCCTGGACAACGATCTCTGGCTGGTGTTCCATCTGATGATTGCCGGACGGCTGCATTGGAGCCAGGAGCGAAAAACGCCGGACGGAAAGCGCACGCTCGCGGCCCTTGATTTCGATTCCGGCACGCTCACTCTTACCGAAGCCGGGACCAGAAAGCGGGCGTCGCTGCATGTAGTAGCGGGAGAAGTTGGACTGGCGAATCTTGATCCTGGAGGCATAGATGTCTTCTCGGCTTCGCTAGAGCAGTTCAGCGCGGTCCTGACCTCGGAAAATCACACACTCAAGCGGGCGCTTACCGATCCGCGATTATTCAGCGGAATCGGCAACGCATATTCTGATGAGATCCTTTATCATGCCCAGCTTTCGCCGGTTGCCCTGACGCAGCGCATGTCCCCGGAAGATATCAGCCGGTTGTTTGAAGCAACCCGCCATACGCTTGCGGAGTGGACCCAGAACCTTCGCGTCAAGGCGGGCGAGAAATTCCCCGAAAAGGTCACAGCCTTTCAGGAGCGAATGGCTGTACATGGCAGATACGGCAAACCCTGTCCACGATGCGGCACGAAGATTCAGCGCATTCGTTATGCATCCAACGAGACCAATTATTGTGCGCACTGTCAGACCGGAGGAAAGCTGCTCGCAGATCGTGCCCTCAGCCGCTTGCTGCGCGAAGATTGGCCGCGAACCCTTGAAGAGCTGGAAGAGCGGCGGAAAGCTTAGAGCCGACTTTACCCTTTAGTAAATTTCCGGCTTTGCTCTTCCAGGCAGAACATTACCCACTTGCAGCAAGTGTTTGAACCTCGCTGAAACAGCCTGATTACCTCGTATTTATTGGGGAAAGTCGCTGTCGAGGCGGGGCACTTGCTGGTAGTACTCAGTGTTTACTGAGTAGATATCATCCGCAGGCAGCTTCTGAGTACTGTATTGCTTTTGCAAATTTTCAAAGAACCTCTTGCCCGCATTCCTGAGAATGCCAGATACACTTCCGGAAACGATGGTAGTCCGCGTTTCGTCAGAAGGGAAGATTTTGATACCACAATAGGACCATGAGGTCAGGGGTGAAAGAGAGGCATGCCGCGCTACGGCACAGCCGGGGACGCCTCCACCCCACCACGCGCAAAACCGGCGCGCGGCGGGACCCCGGTTGTGCCACTATGTCTTAAATTCTTTGCCTTTCGACAATTTTTAGGTACCTGCCAAACCGTCTCCTTATTGTCATGTTGAGCGGAGCGCCTGGAGAAAATCTGTAGCCTTGAGACCGACGGGCGCGCAGTCGAAACACCCGACAAAGCTTACGGAAGAAATGCTGCCGTAGGGAATTCTCCCCAGAGTGTGTCCCGCAACGTCAGGCTGTGACTTCCACTCGCGGCGATCGTTGCACGTAATCCTGGAATGTAGGGCGGGAAGCGGTTGCGCGCGCCAGCCCGTTGCGCTGGCGGCGGCATCGGAAAAATTCCCTGATGCGGAAATGTAGACCGAAACCTTCTCGGGGTGTTTCGACTCCGCGCTTGAGATTCTGTAAGCTTGCCCATGGAGTCGTGGCGCTCTGCTCAACATGACAGAGGGAAGGAACATGGCGCGTGGATGCTTTACAAAAACGCTGCTCCTCCTCCTTGCGGCTTGCCGCGTTGTGCCACACCAGTCTCGCTGCTCTTGGCCGACTTGTAGGACCGCCATTTTCCATACACGATTAATAAAATTACCAACAGAAGGCTCGCGCCTGATATTGCAGCTCCTAAGGTTCGGTCCCGCGTCCGCATGAAAACAATGTGAACGTGGTTTTCGCCAGGCTGAAGCGGAATCATCATTTGCCCCGTGACTTCGCGGGTTTTAGTGGCTGTCAACCGGTCATTGACCTCAACGCTCCACGCAGGATAGTTAAAGAGGCGCAGGACCGCATGGCCGGACTGGGCGACGCTGACGGTAAATATTTTTGATTCCGGAGTCCACTGCTGCACATGAAGTCGAAATTTCCCCCCGCCTTCGACTGCGACCTTGCGAGCGTCTTGTTTGATCTCATAAGGGTCGGCATCGGTCGGGACGTATTCGTCCGTGCCTTCGTAACCCTTGCCCGTTTGCAGGTTATCAACCATTTCCGCAATGTCAGCGGCCCTATCCCACCATGGGGGCTGCTTGTGCCAGACTACCGCCAGAGTACCCAGCAGGAGAGCACACACCAGCAGTCTTGGCAGCCAGCGACGTAACCCCAAAGTTATAAGCAAGACAAAAGCCACGTTCAGGCATAGCAGCCATCGCCAGGGGAGCTGTATAAAACGCAATTTGGGCAGGTATTGCCAGAAAATTACGGTGAAGGGAAGCATGAGAAGAGCTGCTGCGCTGCCCCACGCAGCCAGGATCCACCAAAGCTCTGGATTGTCGCGACGGTTGCGGCGCGAAAAGAAGAACGCTCCCAAGAGCAGGGTAATCTCTGCTACTGCCACCGTTGAAACCAGAAGGTTGAACTGGTTGTGGTCAGCGTCGTTGATCATTGTGAAAAGAAAATTTTCCTGCGGATTTAGACCCGGAGAGAGGACCTGCCAGATGTTTACCCACTTTTCTTCGTAGACGGCTGGAAGCAAATAAAAGCAGGCCAGCATAGCTCCTAACACCACCCCGGCCGCCCCATGCAGAAGCATTCGTGGTGAACGCTGAACGATGGCCGCAATCACCACGAACAAGGCGAGAGAATAGTTCACCATCACCGCAGAAGGTGCGTTGGTCAGCCAGGCAGCAGCCACGATGAGTGCAAGCGAAATAATGCTCTTCCACGCCCTCTGTTCAGCGCGCACAACCAACAGCACAAGCAAAGGCAGCAAAGCACTGGCTAGAAGCTCGGCATACGCACTGCGCCAATAGACGATTACGATGTGATAAGGGTTCGCGGCATACAGTGCGGCAGCAAAGATAGCATCGCGTCGCGAGACCCAATTTCGCGCAAGCAGGAACATGGAGAATCCTGCCAGCGTCAGCACAATCCACAGGTAAGCTCCCGGGACAATCTTCCAGGGGAGTGCCGCGCCCAATAAGGCCCCAAGCGTCCAGGATGCCGGCGGATAAAAAATAAAGCGTGCCTCGCCGTAACCGTAGTGCGCCAACGAAGCCCATCGTGGGTAGAAGATCCCTTGCTTCCACTGGCCCAGCACCTCCATCCACGAGTTCATGTGGAATTCAAAGTCGTGGCCGGAGGGAATGCCAAACCAAAACATTGGCAGGATCACGGCGAATGCGGCCGCGGTAATGATAAGTGCGGGAATGGGAAATAGTTTGGGGAATGGTGCAGTTGCCGTTTGGGAAAAGGTTCCTTCAGCTATGATGCCGGGATTTTGCTCGAGTGGTTCCTCGGGGACAGAGGATGGCGGCTCCAGATCTTCTTTGTCGGCTTCACAAGCCTTGTCCGCTTCGGTGCGATTATCCATAAAGGTGCATGAGCGTGGAATTCACCCCATATATTAATGCGCGGCGGGTTTTTCGCAAAAAGGGGAGCAAGAATTGGGTAAGGATGCAGTCTGGTCAAACGGTGCAATCGCGGTTTTATCGCTATTGATTGACGGAGAGAGCCTTCACTGCTGCCGGGCGGAAATGTACGAGAAGCACAAATGCCACACGCAGCCAACGTGTGGGTACTCGGCGGTATGGAGAGAACTCCCTGAGGTGGTATGGCGGGAGGAGACATCTTCGGGGTGTTTCGACTCCGCGCTTCAGATTCTGTCGGTGTGAGACAGGATGGTGGCGCTCCGCTCAACATGACAGGGACATGCAACTACGATCAACCGGTCGTTCGCACTAACACAACAACCGACCTAGGGGCCACAACATATTTCATCGTCTGAAGCGGTACACCGGTTTCCGCAAAGTCGTCTGGACTGGCTAAACTTGTATCCACCACTCGTCGCCACTCTTTTTCTGTACCCTCCTGAACAACAAAAGGCAGCTCTTCCCAATAGGCATTGATCATGACGTAAATATCATCATCGTTTTGTGAGATGCCATGAAGGCAGAATGCCAAGATGCGGGAATCGTAGGAGAGGTCGGCAGCCGGGCCGGTTCCATACCACGAGATATCTTCGCGCCAGAACCGGCTTCGGCACAGCGAGGGGTGCGCCTTGCGGAAGGCGATCATTTTTTTGAAGAAACGAAAAATATCCTGGTTTGTTTGTAACTGGTCCCAATTCAGCCAGCTAATCTCGTTATCCTGGTTGTAGGGGTTATTGTTACCCAACTGAGTGTTTAAGAACTCATCGCCTGCCCGGAACATGGGGATGCCGTTGGAGAGCATGAGCAGGGAGCAAAAATTTTTGACCTGCCGGCGGCGCAAGGCCAGCACATCTGCGGGCACGCCTTCATCGCCTTCGTGACCGCAATTCCAACTGTAATTTTCATCGGCGCCATCCTGATTGTCATGGCCGTTGGCCCAGTTTCGTTTGCCATTGTAAGAGACCAGATCGTACAGGGTGAAACCGTCATGAGAGGTTACATAATTTACGCTCTGGTACGCGTGATAGGCGTTTTCCCGGTCATCAGGAAAGATGTCGTCGCTGCCGTAAAGCCGTCGCATCAGGTTAGGGACCATTCCGGCATCGCTTTTGACGAAGCGGCGAAGGTCATCCCGGAACTGTCCATTCCATTGTTGCCAGGTGACCCCGGGGAATCCGCGGCCCAGTTGGTAGGCCCCGGCCGCGTCCCACGGCTCCGCGATGAGTCTTGTGTTATCCAGTTCTAAAGAGATCTCGCTGAAGAGAGGAGTGTCTTCCCAGTTGAGGGAGCCGTCTGCGTTGCGGCTGAAAACGGACGCCAGATCAAAGCGGAATCCATCAATATGCATTTCCCGTTTCCAGAAGCGCAAGCTGTCGAGGACAATCTTGCGGACATGTCCATGGGCAAAGTTCAGAGTATTGCCTGTGCCCGAGTAGTTAGCGTAAGGGTCGGCCGGGTTCCCGGTCAGCATATAGTACTCACTATTATCGAGGCCTTTGAAGCTATAGATGGGTCCGCGCTGGTTGCCTTCGCAGGTGTGGTTGTAGACCACATCGAGTATGACTTCAATATTGGCGTCGTGGAAGGCCTTTACCATGCTTCGAAACTCCAAGTGCTGCTCGCAAGAGTCGCCGTCACCGGCGTATTGATGGTGCGGCGAGAAGAAATTCAAAGGCATGTATCCCCAATAATTGCCCTCATTTGGATCGCGCTGAAAAACCGGCATCAATTCAACAATTGTGACGCCGAGTTCTTTCAGGTAGGGAATTTTGTCGATCAGGCCGGTATATGTGCCCGCGCGAGCAGGATCAATTCCGGAGTTAGGGTTTTTCGTGAATCCCCTGACGTGAAGCTCGTAGATGATCGCGTCGGATTCATGATGTGGCGACGGGTCTTGGGCCCAGTCAAAGGTGTCCCGATGCCCCGCCAGCACTCCCAGGGGGGCCTTGCCTGCATTCGAGCCTTCACGCATGGCCAGAGCGCGGTCGAATGAAGGCGGGAAGAGAACGCACCTTGCATACGGATCGAGCAGTATCTTTTGCGGATCGAAACTATGCAGAAAGGGCGGATTCTGGCCGGAAACAGAGTAACCATAATAGTGAGCGTTCTGGAGTTTTGAGACAGGAACTCTGCAGTGCCATATACGGGTTGACTTGTTTTTTAAGAAGTTAAAGACAAAGGCGTGTAAGGGATTGACCAAGTCAGCGGCGGTATACAGTAACAACGTAACGCTCTCAGCATGCGCCGAGTAAACCGAGAAATTGTAGGCCTGCTCTTCTTCAATCCACGTGACCCCGAGCGGGAGTGAACTTCCTTCTACTTGTGCCCACGTAGGCCGGTTGCATGTTCCGGGCCTTAATGGTTCGACTGCGTTGGCAGAATTCTCGCTGGCAAGCACAACATCGGTTTCAGTTTGCATGTCACTATCCTTGAAGAATTTCTTCTGGGTGAGTCAGCTTTTGGGGAAAGTAAGCATTGGCTTTGTACTGTTCCAGCATTCGCTGGGTATTGAAGAAGCTCCCATTTACGGCAATGGCGCTTCGCATGACCACGGCATAGGCTTCGGGCTGGCGATAGAACAAAGGAATAATTTGTTCTTCCAGCTTTTGATATAGTGATGCCGCTTCGGCTACCGTATCAATCGTCTCAGGACGGCCGTCCTGTCCAATCGCCCAGCCGGTAACGCCCTCAAAACATCCCTCAATCCACCAACCATCAAGAATGCTCAGGCTGGGCACGCCATTGAGGGCCGCTTTCATTCCGCTCGTTCCCGAAGCTTCCTGGGGCCGCTGTGGAGTATTCAGCCAAAGGTCAACGCCTGCGACCATCAACTTTGCCAAGGCCATGTCATAGTTTTCCAGGTAAACCATTCTGATATCGTCCTTCAGTTGAGCCGCGGCCGCGAAGACGCGCCGAATGAGGGCCTTGCCTCCTTCATCCGCCGGGTGCGCCTTTCCCGCGTACACGATCTGGAGTGGTCCCGTATTCTTTGCAATCGCTCGCAGGCGGTTTAGATCAGAAAAAAGCATATCAGCGCGCTTGTAGGCTGCCGCCCGGCGTGCGAACCCAATCGTCAAGATGGAAGGATCAAGTGTCACTCCGTTTCGCCGCTGCACTTCTTCGATCAACACGGCCTTGGCGCGGCGGTGTGCTTCGCGGATTTCATCCAACGAAATACCTACGGCATAGCGGAGATATGCATTGTCGCGAATCCACTCCGGGACATGGCGGCCATATAAGTCGTGAAAAGCGGATGATGTCCAAGTGACGGCATGCACCCCATTGGTGATGGCGTGAATTGGGAACCCAGGAAACATGCCGTGAGAGACTTCCCCGTGCCGCATTGCAACACCATTAATATAGTGAGAGAACTGCAGGGCAACGGAGGTCATGTTGAGGATCCCGTCGCGGAAGCATCCGGTCTGTTCCAAAAGCCTGGTTCGCCGTTCGCCAAGCACTTGCTGCACCATCGCCTGCGGGAATTTGTCGAACCCTGCGGGAACGGGGGTGTGCGTGGTGAAGATGCACTGGCGCCTCACTACCTCGATGTCATCTTTATCTGGAACCTGGGTGTTGCGAAGCTCAAGCTCCTCTTCCAGCAGTGCCAGGGTTAGAAGTGAGGAGTGCCCTTCATTCATGTGATAGCTGTTGATGTCATCCAGGCCGAGACTGCGCAACATGGCAATTCCGCCAATTCCGAGCAAAACCTCCTGGCAGAGCCGATAGCGGTTGTCGCCGGCATAAAGGCTGTCGGTCAGCTTGCGGTCCCACTCGCTGTTTGTGGGAAGGTCGGAATCGAGCAGGTATACAGGCACAACGTGTCCCGACATGCCGGTGATGTCGTATCGCCACGCCTGCAGTTTTACTTCACGGCCTTCGATCGAAACCGTGACGGTTTGGTTCGCAGGCTGCAACCGCGTTTGCGGCTCCCATACGTCAGGTTCTTCAGTTTGGTTTCCCAGAGCGTCTAACCGTTGGCGAAAATAGCCCTTGCGATAAACCAGGGAGACGGCAACCAGCGGAAGCTCCAAGTCCGCGGCGGAGCGAAGTGTATCTCCCGCCAGGATGCCCAGGCCACCGCTGTAAGAGGGAATTGACGGGGCAAGCGCAATTTCCATGGAAAAATAAGCTATCTTGCCGTCGTTTGCTTTGGACATCATGCCCGTGCCTCGCAGTCTTCTGATGAGTTATTCTATGTGGTTTGATGAAAATACTTCCATCCGGTCTCTAAAATTTCACAGAATTTTAAATTCTTCGCAGCAGGGCAACGTCTATCTGAGGGCGTAGAATCCATGAAGATACGTATTTTGAAAGCAGGAATCCTATGGGCGACGTTGAAGTTACCGAGCAAGCACTCCCGGCGAAGCAGAACGCGATAACGCACAAACCTTTGAGCGCTGAAGAAGCCCGCAAGTTAGATGCCTACTGGCGTGCCGCTAATTACCTATCGGTTGGACAGATCTATTTGAAGGAGAATCCTTGCCTGGAGCGGCCTCTCACTCTGGAAGACATCAAGCCGCGTTTGCTTGGCCATTGGGGCACGACGCCGGGGCTCAATTTTGTTTACGTGCATCTGAACCGCCTGATTGTGCAAAACGATCTCAACATGATCTACATCATCGGACCCGGGCACGGCGGGCCCGGAATCGTTGCCCACACATACCTTGAGGGTTCTTACACCGAGATTTATCCGCATATTGAACAAAATCGTGACGGAATGAAGCGACTTTTCCGGCAATTTTCCTGGCCTTATGGAATTCCCAGCCACGTGGCGCCGGAAACTCCTGGCTCGATCCATGAAGGTGGTGAATTGGGTTATTCGTTGCTGCATGCCTACGGAGCTGCACTGGATAATCCGGACCTGATTGTGGCCTGTGTGGTTGGCGACGGAGAAGCCGAGACCGGCGCCTGCGCCACGAGCTGGCACTCTAACAAGTTCCTGAATCCGGTGCATGATGGCGCTGTGCTGCCGATCCTGCATCTGAACGGCTACAAGATTGCCAATCCGACGGTCCTGGATCGCATCAGCGAAGACGAGCTACTGCAACTGTTCCGCGGATATGGATATGAACCGTTTGTGATCTCAAGCACCGAGACGCCTGATATTCATCAGGCGATGGCGGCGACGCTCGATAAGATTCTTGAGGAAATTCGCTCCATCCAGGCACGTGCTCGCAAGAATGGCAAATTGGATCGTCCGCGCTGGCCTATGCTCATCCTTCGGACTCCTAAAGGTTGGACGGGTCCTAAAGAAGTAGATGGCAAGCCGGTTGAAGGCACTTGGCGTTCGCATCAGGTGCCGGTTACCGATCTCGCCAGCAATCCCGGTCATTTGCGCATCCTGGAAGATTGGCTTAGGAGCTACAAACCGGCGGAGCTGTTCGATGAGAACGGCAAGTTCCACTCCGAACTGGCGGAGACTGCGCCCAAGGGCCAACGCCGGATGGGAATGAATCCGCACGCGAATGGCGGTCTTTTGCTTCAGCCACTCACCATGCCACACTTCCGCGACTATGCGGTTGCGGTACCTAAACCGGGCGCGGTCGAGGGCGAAGCAACCCGCGTGTTGGGCCGCTTTCTGCGTGACGTCATGAAGCAAAATCAGGATAAGAGGAACTTCCGTCTGTTTGGTCCGGACGAAACTTCCTCCAACCGTTTGGATGCTGTCTATGAAGCGACGGCTAAGCAATGGATGGCGGAAGTAAAACCGGTCGACATAGATTTGGCCCCCGACGGCCGGGTCATGGAAGTTCTGAGTGAGCACATGTGCCAGGGATGGCTTGAGGGATATCTGCTCACCGGGCGGCATGGATTCTTCTCCTGTTATGAGGCTTTCATCCACATCATTGACTCGATGTTCAACCAGCACGCCAAGTGGCTCAAGACAACGCGTCAGCTCACGTGGCGTAAACCCATTGCTTCACTCAACTATTTGCTCACCTCGCATGTCTGGCGGCAAGATCACAATGGGTTCTCGCATCAGGACCCCGGCTTCATTGATCACGTAGCTAACAAAAATGCCGATATCGTGCGCATCTATCTGCCGCCTGACGCCAACACTTTGCTCTCGGTCGCAGATCACTGCTTACGCAGCCGCCACTATGTGAATCTCATCGTGGCTGGCAAGCAGCCGGCGCCGCAATGGCTTGATATGGATTCAGCGGTCCGGCATTGCACTGCCGGAGTGGGAGTCTGGGAGTGGGCGAGCAATGATGACGGCGATCCGGATGTCGTGATGGCCTGTGCCGGTGACGTACCCACGCTTGAGATCCTGGCAGCGGTTATGCTGCTGCGGGAGTCAATTCCGGATATTCGTATCCGCGTCGTGAATGTCGTGGATCTTATGGCCTTGCAGCCGGCGAGCGAACATCCTCATGGATTGGCGGACGAAGATTTTGATGAGATATTCACTGCCGACCGTCCGGTTATCTTTGCTTATCATGGTTATGCGACGTTGATCCATCGGTTGACCTACCGCCGCCGCAATCATGACAACATCCACGTGCGCGGATATAAAGAAGAAGGCACCACCACGACACCCTTCGACATGGCTGTTCTCAACAATATGGACCGCTTTCAGCTTGCGCTCGATGCCGTGCGGCGCATCCCCAGACTTAAAGCCATGAACGAAAAAGCGACGCAGCGGTATTACGAGATCATGCAGCGCCACAAAATCTACGTCGCCGAGAACGGGGAAGACATGCCTGAAGTGAGCAACTGGAAGTGGTCGGCATAGCCCAGGCCATGGAGATCGGACCGAATTCCCAAAAAAGAACGATTCTTGCCCTCAATAGTGGCTCTTCTTCTCTGAAACTCGGTCTGTATTCCTTGCAGGGAGCAAACGAAGAAACTCTAGCAACCGGAGCTGCCGAGGCTCTCGGAACAAAAGACGGCCGCGTGTGGATGCAGCAAGGCGAGAAGTTTCTCCTGAAAGAAAACCGCGCGTTTGCAACTTCGCGAGAAGCGGCAGACTTTTTAACTAAAACCCTCAGCGTTCATTCACTGCCCGAGCCTGAGGTTATTGGACATCGCATCGTGCACGGCGGGCCACGCCTGCGCGAGCACGTGCGCATCACGCCAGAAGTCCTCAAAGACCTGGAGGCGGCCACTGTTTTCGC
Proteins encoded:
- a CDS encoding glucose 1-dehydrogenase; this encodes MGHPAFDLTSKTAVVIGGTSGIGLALAEGLALAGANVVPSGRRAELVASAADRIRKFGRRSLAVSCDVTDRKSIETLLQATCAEFGRVEILVNCAGTTQRSATVDVSEDNWNSILDTNLSGTLRACQVFGRKMMEQKYGRIINIASLSSLVAFYEVAAYSASKAAVASLTKSLAVEWAPHGVCVNAIVPGVFQTDMNATLLNGTPRTREVLLRTPMRRFGELQELVGAAVFLASDAASFVTGHLLAVDGGFLASGVNQ
- a CDS encoding 6-pyruvoyl-tetrahydropterin synthase-related protein yields the protein MDNRTEADKACEADKEDLEPPSSVPEEPLEQNPGIIAEGTFSQTATAPFPKLFPIPALIITAAAFAVILPMFWFGIPSGHDFEFHMNSWMEVLGQWKQGIFYPRWASLAHYGYGEARFIFYPPASWTLGALLGAALPWKIVPGAYLWIVLTLAGFSMFLLARNWVSRRDAIFAAALYAANPYHIVIVYWRSAYAELLASALLPLLVLLVVRAEQRAWKSIISLALIVAAAWLTNAPSAVMVNYSLALFVVIAAIVQRSPRMLLHGAAGVVLGAMLACFYLLPAVYEEKWVNIWQVLSPGLNPQENFLFTMINDADHNQFNLLVSTVAVAEITLLLGAFFFSRRNRRDNPELWWILAAWGSAAALLMLPFTVIFWQYLPKLRFIQLPWRWLLCLNVAFVLLITLGLRRWLPRLLVCALLLGTLAVVWHKQPPWWDRAADIAEMVDNLQTGKGYEGTDEYVPTDADPYEIKQDARKVAVEGGGKFRLHVQQWTPESKIFTVSVAQSGHAVLRLFNYPAWSVEVNDRLTATKTREVTGQMMIPLQPGENHVHIVFMRTRDRTLGAAISGASLLLVILLIVYGKWRSYKSAKSSETGVAQRGKPQGGGAAFL
- a CDS encoding SGNH/GDSL hydrolase family protein, with product MRKNWIVVAWVFSNLFVGFAFARQNKSTVASEDGHWVGSWASSPQLGDPANAPPAPGFTDSTLRQIVHVSIGGKRLRVRFSNAFGSTALTIPSVHVALAAGGSAIKPESDKAVTFHGQLSVTISPRALIVSDPVEFDLAALSDLAVTIHLNGVPNEITTHPGARATSYLQAGDSVSAADLPSAAQTDHWYFLNGVDVLAAGSGAALVTLGDSITDGRNSTTNKNGRWPDDLARRLQNNKSTAGVGVLNEGIGGNCLLHDCLGQSALARFDRDVLAQTGVRWLIVLEGINDIGTRIAARKRNEPFASAQELIGAYEQIILRAHAHNIRVYGATILPYEGASFYFSPDGEADRQVINQWIRTSGKFDAVIDFDAATRDAQNRSRLSATADSGDHLHPADKGYQIMSDTIDLKLFAK
- a CDS encoding DNA-formamidopyrimidine glycosylase family protein, which encodes MPELPDVVVYIEALEQRILGHVLERVEVRGPFLLRTAVPPVEAAHSRSVTALRRVGKRIAIGLDNDLWLVFHLMIAGRLHWSQERKTPDGKRTLAALDFDSGTLTLTEAGTRKRASLHVVAGEVGLANLDPGGIDVFSASLEQFSAVLTSENHTLKRALTDPRLFSGIGNAYSDEILYHAQLSPVALTQRMSPEDISRLFEATRHTLAEWTQNLRVKAGEKFPEKVTAFQERMAVHGRYGKPCPRCGTKIQRIRYASNETNYCAHCQTGGKLLADRALSRLLREDWPRTLEELEERRKA
- a CDS encoding ATP-binding protein, with amino-acid sequence MALGKTCVVVMAGLPASGKSTLSRLLSAELHGVVLDKDVIRAGLFPEPWIEYSQEQDDFCLEILLQAATYLIKKGTRPAFLFIDGRPFAFQYQIENVVKWATGLGCGIKIIHTTCSDDNARRRLTDPHPARNRNYDSYLKLKADFEEISHPKLTVNTDEPLNSSLQQCLSYLSGEASQ